Genomic DNA from Pungitius pungitius chromosome 12, fPunPun2.1, whole genome shotgun sequence:
GACAATAAAgatattattgtattaaatatataGTTAAAGTATTTAGCTCAAGTTCTTATCTTTATTCCTAATGTGTTAATACATGTCAAAGGTGGTGGGCCATCCAATACCTACAGAGGTGCAGAGCAGCAGCCGGGGACGTACCCTCACCCGGGATTCCCGTCCGCTGAGCCTCCGCCTGCTTAACAGGGAGCTCCGTGTGTCCGACAGGGATTTGCAGGGATTCCTCATCTGGTTGTTCTCACCAAAATTGATCAAAATTGTCCAGAGGTCTGCTCCATTGTAAAGAGCGTGTATAAGAGCAAAAACATAAAGGACACGGTAGGTTTCTATTTCATGAGAATGttctttaaattgaatttaaaaaaaaaaatgaaacacaaaattaAGCATTTACCGGCATTtcttaaatgtgaatgttttccaTATTAGATGGAAAAAATCAGTGTGGACCTGGGCTTTCCACTGAACGGCATCTTTCCTGTGAAGAACTACAACTCAGAATAAAACACATGATGACATTGATTTACTGATCCTGAGCGCACTGAAACAGATCATTAACTCTGGAGAAAACTCTGTCAACCAGCTGTAGACCTAAAATACTGCAGCGGCTAATCTTGCTCTATCTCGGCCTCAAAATGTCTGTTTGTGGGGACATAACTAAATTAAATGGGACTTGTTTGATTTTAGTTGTGATCAATATCTTATCTGCTCTAAATGGTCTTGCCTCtactaataattaaataaagtaTGTTAGGCTGTATCACCCTCATcctgcattacattttttgcattATTCTTTCATTATCATTGATATTCTCTGAAAAATGGCTAAGAAATCATTAATTCTGTCAGGGTGTGTAAACCTATGAGCACAACTGTAGGTTTCAGTTAAGAATTGGTTGAATATCATTGTAATCAAAATGTCAATCTACCTACCTTGGTCAAATCTCAAACACAGTCTATTAAGTGGGCTTTATTGTGGTACATAGACTGTCACTAAGGCACAACAATAGTTTTCTGGTTGAATGTTCAGCTCAAGTCTAGAAGGCCCTACAAGTCATGGTCAGATGAACATGAATCAGAATAAGTTCAGGTATtgcacattacatgtcatctgTAGCATACCACCCCAAAATCCACTAGAATACAGGAAATAACATCTACTTAAACCCAATTGTCCTGGGGGTGGACCTTCATGTCTTTGCTTCTGAGAATGTAAACAATGTTCTCCGTTTCCAGTAGGCCGCCCCTATCGACGACTTTGGGCCCCACAAACCACCAGATTGCAGGGCACAACATGGATACTACGCCAAATCAATTCCAATTCCCTGATATTTGAGCCACCATTAATGGCAGCCACACATGCATCTAAGGGTCCACAGGACAGTCACATGCAAAGAACGAACATCACTTCCTTTTTCCATTGGCGCCCCACACTAGCTGTCTCAGGAGTACAGCGCCCTCTTGTGGCTTTACTGGTGCACATCATTTTCCCGCTGGGCTAAATTTATTCTGAATTTACATTCAAACTACAGTTTGTGCTCAATTAGATGTAGTAACCAGGAAGCAGAGTAATCCATGAATTATGTTGTCATATACAGTACCGtatattacagaaaataaagattaaatGAGACATTATTCTATTTGTATCTTTCTCCTAAGTCACATGATTTACTGTATCTGAAAGTGAAAGCCTAGCCGACAGTATAAGGAGTCTACTTTCCACCATTACTTCACCACTATTATCACAGCACTCCACAGAGCCGCAGATACAAAGGTAAGGGATTTCTATTATCTCCACAAACTATTTTGATCACAAATGTCATTGTTGTGTATTATCATTATTCTCATGATGTCATAATTAATCTACTGAAAGATGTAAACAACCTGTATATCCAGTGCTTGAAAAATGCAAGTAAATGAAACGTCTTCCCTTCCAGCCCTATTTAATGTCTAATCAACCTTATGACAATATTTAACTTTCTTTTATATAATAGCAATGCTTGTAACTTTCACCTGTTACCTGAAATTAAAGGTTTAAATTGTAttgccttttatttcattttggttaAATTTTGATTTAACATTCTTCATCTTCGTCTTTATGGTTTTACAGATTGTCTCCTGTTATCATTTAGGTGATTGTATGACATTTTCTTCATTGTTCATAAATTATTACCTTGCATATTTCCTACTACCCTACatgccttttcttttcacttgttCAACAGTTTCACTTTCCACTTTGCAAAATCGctccaaaaataaatatgattacAGTATTTCAGTGAAAGAATCTCTAtttaaagttactttttaaTTCAGACATTAGTAACATTCATGCtccagaaaaatatatttaaattcctGCACATTTACATGTTACTGTCTCCTTTACAGCAATGGGAGGTAAGTCTTGACCTTTCAGTATTTCAGCTAAATATTCAATCCATTgcaaaattactttaaaatgtatgccaaaaaaataaaaatattgtgtTAACATATGTAACTTTCTCTTTAGTAATTTTGTCATATTTTGAACAACCGTGGAGGGATGTAAAAACGTGAGTATGATTCACATGTTGTACATTTAATAACGGAAACAAATATAATATACTGTTCTTTTACCTCTTGATGAAAGGGACTATCAAAACAATCAGGATTTCCTGAAATCTTACAAACCTCGAAATCAAAGAGTCAAACATCTCAGAATTCTGCTCCATGGACCCGTCGGGGCTGGAAAGTCCAGCTTCATCAACTCTGTTGAAAGTGCTTTAAGAGGCAGAGTTGCTGATTCAGCTCAAACGGATGCAAACTCTGGGACCAGCTTCACCAAAAAAGTATGAATAactaaactatttttttattgaTCCTAAAGAACGGATAAAATATTTTCACACTTAATTTAGCACAGATTGTTTTGTCCACTATCCAATTTTTTACTCTACACCATGGCTACTAAAAGAATTAGGATTCTGATTGAATAGGATATCTGAGATACTACACAAAGCCTTTCAAATATGAGTTTGGCAAAAATCGATTTAGACGTTTTTCTGtacttattttgtttgttaccATGCCGACAATGTGAGCTTATAAATCAATTGGATGCCTCGTCTATTGTTTTATTGGAGGAAGTAATGTAATGCAAATTCCACTTTCTTCTACACAGTACGCAGCTCATAAAATCCCCAAAGACGATGGAAGCTGTTACGGTTTCATTTTCAATGACATAATGGGCCTTGAGGAAAAGACCAACAAGGGAGTGAAAGTGGAAGACCTGGAACTCACCCTAAAGGGACACGTGTCAGACGGTTATCAGGTAAAACTCTTTGAACtcttttaagtttaagttttaAGTTATCAATTTTTCTTTATGTACTGTTTGGCATTTGACAATTTTTTGCACTTATTGCAAATTCCATTGTTTAGCTGTTTAATTTGATAGTTAATAGTGGTTCATATTTTTTTGAATTGTTTCCCTAGTTCAATCCTGAAGTCCAGCTTAAGGCGAATGACAAAGACTACAACTCACATCCCTCTCTGGAGGACAGAGTTCACGTCCTGGTGTCTGTCATTCCTGCTGACTCCGTGTCTATATTAAGTGATGGAGTTGTGAAGAAGATGAGAGAAGTCAGAATGACAGCCAGTGAAATGGGTAAGAGCAGAGATCTCACTGGTCATGAGTGTTCTGAAGGAATCAGGTCTGGTTTCATGAATCAAAACACCACAACGGATTATGTTTCTGTCCTTACAGGAATCCCCCAACTGGCTATTCTGACCAAAGTTGATAAACTGGAACCAAATATGGGTAAAGTATATACAAACCAGGACCTAAAGGAACAGGTTAGTTTTGATTGTTGACTTTGTATTTTAGTCCGattttctgaattgaagcagaaaaaaactattttttattctCAAAGTTGACATTCACTGACAAACCAAAATCCTGTGATCCTGTCTTAGGTTGACAAATTCAGCTTGTTGCTAGGCCTTCCTATAAAGTGCATCTTTCTCGTGAAGAACTACCATGAAGAAATCAAGACCAATGATGACATGACTGCGCAGATCCTGAGTGCAGTGAAACAGATGATTTGCTTTGGAGAAGACTTTGTCAACAGGCAGTCAACCAGCTGTACCTAAAATACTGCTGAAGCCAATTTTGCTTTTGAAATAGTCTGTTTGTGGGaacataaatataataaaacagaCTTGTTTTAATATATTATCTGCTCTAAATGGTCTTAGGCTGTATCACCCTCACTATGCATTCGTTTttgcattattattttgatAGTTATGCTTTTTTTACTTAGGTGGTAATGTCCATGTTCCTGTCCACCAGTAATTGAGTACTGCTGTTTAGGTAAATTCACAATAAATTAcacaaataattacatttgtAACTAGTCTCCTTTTATTGTATTCCCTGTATTGTCGTATAATGCGATCCCTTTGAACCATGACACGCGGTATTCTAcaatattgtatttgtattatattatttggTAAGGCGCTAACCCCCCGAAACTGCATCAGGGTCTGAATTGGCCAACTGTCtcttaaatgaaaatgtagGTAAAGTTATCGTGGAAGTAATTTCAGCTTGATTCCATAAGAGTAAAACCAGAGGTGCTTGTTAAGGAAAATTAATATTAAATCTGTG
This window encodes:
- the LOC119220640 gene encoding interferon-induced protein 44-like isoform X2; protein product: MGVILSYFEQPWRDVKTDYQNNQDFLKSYKPRNQRVKHLRILLHGPVGAGKSSFINSVESALRGRVADSAQTDANSGTSFTKKYAAHKIPKDDGSCYGFIFNDIMGLEEKTNKGVKVEDLELTLKGHVSDGYQFNPEVQLKANDKDYNSHPSLEDRVHVLVSVIPADSVSILSDGVVKKMREVRMTASEMGIPQLAILTKVDKLEPNMGKVYTNQDLKEQVDKFSLLLGLPIKCIFLVKNYHEEIKTNDDMTAQILSAVKQMICFGEDFVNRQSTSCT